In candidate division KSB1 bacterium, a single window of DNA contains:
- a CDS encoding DUF72 domain-containing protein, with the protein MRRQDISVGTSGWKFDDWAGTFYPLRVPRSKWLEFYAARFPVGEINSTYYRIAGRATYAGIAGKTPAGFRLFAKVHGDVTHSRSEPAESMRALLGGLAPLTERGKLLGLLAQFPAAFQRSDSNIDYLLRVRDLCASRSLYVEFRHRSWDCDGVRATLRDEGVSWVSPDEPQLESLMPPALHVTGDYAYVRLHGRNARAWNDRTAGDRYDYNYSVDELVSVGQKLLGLPDSVKRAFVLFNNCYHGQAATNAIWLQRWLGDTNHEDDSASENGLHLFTDS; encoded by the coding sequence ATGCGACGGCAAGATATTAGTGTCGGAACGTCGGGGTGGAAATTCGACGATTGGGCCGGGACGTTTTATCCGCTGCGGGTCCCCCGGTCGAAGTGGCTCGAATTCTATGCCGCCCGGTTTCCCGTCGGCGAGATCAACAGCACGTACTATCGCATCGCGGGACGCGCGACTTACGCGGGCATCGCGGGCAAGACGCCGGCGGGGTTTCGGCTCTTCGCGAAAGTGCATGGTGATGTGACGCACTCCCGAAGCGAGCCCGCGGAATCGATGCGCGCATTGCTGGGCGGACTCGCACCGCTCACGGAGCGCGGGAAATTGCTCGGATTGCTGGCGCAGTTTCCCGCTGCATTCCAGCGATCAGATTCCAACATCGACTACTTGCTGCGCGTGCGCGACTTGTGCGCGAGTCGGTCACTGTACGTGGAGTTCAGACATCGCAGTTGGGATTGCGACGGCGTTCGAGCCACGCTGCGTGACGAGGGCGTGAGCTGGGTCAGCCCCGACGAGCCGCAATTGGAAAGCCTGATGCCTCCCGCATTGCATGTGACGGGGGACTATGCGTACGTGCGGTTGCACGGTCGGAATGCGCGGGCATGGAACGACCGTACGGCGGGCGACCGGTATGATTACAACTACAGCGTTGACGAATTGGTATCGGTTGGGCAGAAGTTGCTCGGCCTGCCGGACTCTGTCAAGCGGGCATTTGTCCTGTTTAACAATTGTTATCATGGTCAGGCGGCAACGAACGCGATTTGGTTGCAGCGATGGTTAGGCGACACGAACCACGAGGACGATTCGGCGAGCGAGAATGGACTCCATCTATTCACTGATTCATAG
- a CDS encoding GGDEF domain-containing protein: MDSIYSLIHSSQHREAWRRFRLPTEDWQILNSHLRSRSANPTLPRLPYPLEGYVSAAPGPHEFACVAEPAIMSPGPFREAALQHSIALTTQRDAVDSCRAWFGLSVESAPMDAADNAWAQLALIDAAERTALTELEARVMRAVRLADVMDLEGEPLFLSLSKMVQHLFAPTYLEIQPDLSSDFWSERDGEWVWHEPKDLPQEAATELVPRHKLALYRRNRISLIDECATAAEFTRGKELHDRGYVFAVLVPLVRNDRRLGVLKLLYASPLTILPVELDALELFRAEFSTVFDCCSKFSRTQRLATIDGLTQLFNHRFLREQLRTEFQRAKRYKKMMTFVMIDIDDFKTYNDTYGHLAGDRVLAEVAATIRSSVRDIDFVARYGGEEFALILPEITAENGLIVADKIRKAIEARSLVTEEGESMGAITVSCGVTDNRDAAAPEDLISGADRALYWVKRHGRNLVKLANVESQAI; encoded by the coding sequence ATGGACTCCATCTATTCACTGATTCATAGCTCGCAACATCGCGAGGCCTGGCGGCGGTTTCGATTGCCGACGGAGGATTGGCAGATTCTGAACAGCCACCTCCGTTCGCGATCAGCGAATCCGACGCTGCCACGGCTGCCCTATCCGTTGGAAGGGTACGTCAGCGCCGCGCCGGGTCCGCACGAATTCGCTTGCGTCGCTGAACCCGCGATCATGTCTCCCGGACCGTTTCGCGAAGCGGCGTTGCAACATTCGATTGCACTCACGACGCAACGCGATGCGGTGGACTCCTGCCGGGCGTGGTTTGGCTTGAGTGTCGAGTCGGCGCCGATGGACGCCGCGGACAACGCCTGGGCGCAACTCGCGCTGATCGACGCGGCCGAACGGACGGCGCTGACCGAGCTGGAAGCGAGGGTGATGCGTGCGGTCAGACTCGCCGATGTGATGGACCTCGAAGGCGAGCCGCTGTTCCTATCGCTGAGCAAAATGGTTCAGCATCTATTCGCCCCGACCTATCTGGAGATTCAGCCGGACCTCTCGTCCGATTTCTGGTCGGAGCGCGACGGGGAGTGGGTCTGGCATGAGCCGAAAGATCTGCCGCAGGAGGCGGCAACCGAGCTCGTGCCACGACACAAATTGGCGCTCTATCGCCGCAATCGGATCTCGCTCATCGATGAGTGTGCGACCGCGGCGGAGTTTACGCGAGGAAAAGAGCTGCACGACCGGGGATACGTGTTCGCCGTGTTGGTGCCGCTGGTGCGCAACGACCGCCGCCTCGGTGTGCTCAAGCTGCTGTATGCCTCGCCGCTTACCATTTTACCGGTCGAACTCGATGCGCTGGAACTGTTCCGCGCCGAATTTTCAACCGTCTTCGACTGCTGCAGCAAGTTCTCGCGCACACAGCGACTCGCCACGATCGACGGGTTGACGCAGTTGTTTAATCATCGCTTTTTGCGGGAACAACTGCGCACGGAATTCCAGCGCGCGAAGCGCTACAAGAAGATGATGACGTTCGTCATGATTGATATCGACGACTTCAAGACCTACAACGATACTTATGGCCATCTGGCCGGAGACCGGGTGTTGGCCGAGGTGGCGGCGACGATCCGCTCGTCCGTGCGCGACATTGACTTTGTGGCCCGCTACGGCGGCGAGGAGTTCGCGCTGATTCTGCCCGAGATCACTGCGGAGAACGGATTGATTGTGGCCGACAAAATTCGCAAGGCGATCGAAGCCCGTTCGCTGGTGACTGAGGAAGGCGAGTCGATGGGTGCAATCACGGTGTCGTGCGGAGTCACCGACAACCGCGATGCGGCGGCTCCGGAAGATCTCATCTCCGGCGCCGATCGCGCGCTCTACTGGGTGAAGCGACACGGAAGAAACCTGGTCAAGTTAGCAAATGTCGAATCGCAAGCGATCTGA
- the glgA gene encoding glycogen synthase GlgA, which produces MSNRKRSEFPRVLFVTSEVTPFSKTGGLADISGALPKALSRLGCDVRVLSPLYGCVDGERHALAVSANGAQPSLTINGRALHAEFARAPRRDSEPDFCFLRCDALYDRPGIYVDPFSNQDYVDNDYRFIALAKCAFDLCRSDHWTPDVLQCNDWQAGLVPLYLSQRRRRGEFAESRAVMTVHNMAYHGWFKADTVARIGDAEALYFPGGPIEFYGMVNFLKAGLEFADGLSTVSPTYAHEIQSSYDFGFGLETVLRGSPRPLQGILNGIDTEVWNPETDPRIAANFGIGTLPWKVENKRALCAKAGFEFNAGVPVFAVISRIVGQKGFEILAPLITEILSLPAQFVILGSGDPYYEHMFHELARVYPDRFAVKLAYDEDLAHLIEAGSDMFLMPSKFEPCGLNQMMSMRYGTIPIVRVTGGLADTVIDADTDLLHGTGFRFYDYTSGELMHAVERAVSAYQDADRWRRIQRNAMSQDFSWDRSARQYLQLYQECLSQPPRVA; this is translated from the coding sequence ATGTCGAATCGCAAGCGATCTGAGTTTCCGCGAGTCCTGTTTGTTACGTCGGAGGTCACGCCGTTCAGCAAAACCGGCGGCCTGGCCGATATCAGCGGCGCGCTGCCGAAGGCGCTGAGTCGATTGGGCTGCGACGTGCGGGTGTTGTCCCCCTTGTACGGCTGCGTGGACGGGGAGCGACACGCACTGGCGGTATCGGCAAACGGCGCTCAACCTTCTCTGACTATTAACGGCCGGGCGCTGCACGCCGAATTTGCACGCGCGCCCCGCCGTGACTCTGAACCGGATTTCTGCTTCCTGCGCTGTGACGCGCTGTACGACCGGCCGGGGATTTACGTCGATCCCTTCAGTAATCAGGACTACGTGGACAACGACTACCGGTTTATCGCACTCGCCAAGTGTGCATTCGACCTGTGTCGGAGCGATCACTGGACGCCGGATGTCCTGCAGTGCAATGACTGGCAGGCCGGTCTGGTTCCGCTCTACCTGTCGCAGCGGCGGCGGCGCGGAGAATTCGCGGAGAGTCGTGCGGTGATGACGGTTCATAACATGGCCTATCACGGTTGGTTCAAGGCGGATACTGTCGCTCGCATCGGCGACGCGGAAGCGTTGTATTTTCCGGGCGGACCGATCGAATTCTACGGGATGGTCAATTTCCTGAAAGCCGGGCTCGAATTTGCCGACGGGCTGAGCACTGTCAGTCCCACTTACGCGCACGAGATCCAGAGCAGCTATGATTTCGGCTTCGGACTGGAAACCGTATTGCGGGGGTCGCCGCGACCGCTGCAAGGAATTCTCAACGGGATCGACACCGAGGTCTGGAATCCGGAGACTGATCCGCGCATCGCCGCCAACTTTGGCATCGGTACGCTGCCCTGGAAAGTGGAGAACAAGCGCGCATTGTGCGCCAAGGCCGGGTTTGAATTCAACGCCGGCGTCCCGGTATTCGCGGTGATTTCACGGATTGTGGGCCAGAAGGGTTTCGAGATTCTCGCGCCGCTCATCACGGAAATTCTGAGCTTGCCGGCGCAGTTCGTGATCCTCGGCAGCGGCGACCCGTACTACGAGCACATGTTCCACGAACTGGCGCGCGTGTATCCCGACCGATTCGCGGTGAAGCTGGCCTACGACGAAGATCTGGCGCACTTGATCGAGGCCGGTTCGGACATGTTCCTCATGCCGTCCAAATTCGAACCGTGCGGACTGAATCAAATGATGAGCATGCGTTATGGCACGATTCCGATTGTGCGGGTCACCGGGGGACTTGCCGATACCGTGATCGACGCCGACACGGATTTGTTGCACGGAACCGGTTTCCGTTTCTATGACTATACGAGCGGCGAGCTGATGCACGCGGTCGAACGCGCGGTTTCCGCCTATCAAGATGCCGACCGCTGGCGGAGGATCCAGCGTAACGCGATGAGTCAGGATTTCTCGTGGGATCGGTCGGCAAGGCAGTATCTTCAACTGTATCAGGAATGCCTCTCTCAACCGCCGCGCGTGGCCTGA